In a genomic window of Arvicanthis niloticus isolate mArvNil1 chromosome 8, mArvNil1.pat.X, whole genome shotgun sequence:
- the Acbd7 gene encoding acyl-CoA-binding domain-containing protein 7 isoform X2, whose product MSLQADFDQAAQDVRKLKSRPEDEELKELYGLYKQSIIGDINIACPCPAMLDLKGKAKWEAWNLQKGVSKEDAMCAYISKARQLIEKYGI is encoded by the exons ATGTCTTTGCAG GCTGATTTTGACCAGGCCGCACAAGACGTGAGGAAGCTGAAAAGCAGACCAGAAGATGAAGAACTCAAAGAACTCTATGGGCTCTACAAACAGTCCATCATCGGAGACATCAACATTG cgTGTCCGTGTCCCGCAATGTTAGATCTAAAGGGGAAAGCCAAATGGGAAGCCTGGAACCTCCAGAAAG GGGTGTCGAAGGAAGACGCCATGTGTGCCTATATTTCTAAAGCGAGACAGCTGATTGAGAAATATGGAATTTAG
- the Acbd7 gene encoding acyl-CoA-binding domain-containing protein 7 isoform X4 translates to MSLQADFDQAAQDVRKLKSRPEDEELKELYGLYKQSIIGDINIACPAMLDLKGKAKWEAWNLQKGVSKEDAMCAYISKARQLIEKYGI, encoded by the exons ATGTCTTTGCAG GCTGATTTTGACCAGGCCGCACAAGACGTGAGGAAGCTGAAAAGCAGACCAGAAGATGAAGAACTCAAAGAACTCTATGGGCTCTACAAACAGTCCATCATCGGAGACATCAACATTG CGTGTCCCGCAATGTTAGATCTAAAGGGGAAAGCCAAATGGGAAGCCTGGAACCTCCAGAAAG GGGTGTCGAAGGAAGACGCCATGTGTGCCTATATTTCTAAAGCGAGACAGCTGATTGAGAAATATGGAATTTAG
- the Acbd7 gene encoding acyl-CoA-binding domain-containing protein 7 isoform X3 encodes MSLQADFDQAAQDVRKLKSRPEDEELKELYGLYKQSIIGDINIGACPAMLDLKGKAKWEAWNLQKGVSKEDAMCAYISKARQLIEKYGI; translated from the exons ATGTCTTTGCAG GCTGATTTTGACCAGGCCGCACAAGACGTGAGGAAGCTGAAAAGCAGACCAGAAGATGAAGAACTCAAAGAACTCTATGGGCTCTACAAACAGTCCATCATCGGAGACATCAACATTGGTG CGTGTCCCGCAATGTTAGATCTAAAGGGGAAAGCCAAATGGGAAGCCTGGAACCTCCAGAAAG GGGTGTCGAAGGAAGACGCCATGTGTGCCTATATTTCTAAAGCGAGACAGCTGATTGAGAAATATGGAATTTAG
- the Acbd7 gene encoding acyl-CoA-binding domain-containing protein 7 isoform X1 has protein sequence MSLQADFDQAAQDVRKLKSRPEDEELKELYGLYKQSIIGDINIGACPCPAMLDLKGKAKWEAWNLQKGVSKEDAMCAYISKARQLIEKYGI, from the exons ATGTCTTTGCAG GCTGATTTTGACCAGGCCGCACAAGACGTGAGGAAGCTGAAAAGCAGACCAGAAGATGAAGAACTCAAAGAACTCTATGGGCTCTACAAACAGTCCATCATCGGAGACATCAACATTGGTG cgTGTCCGTGTCCCGCAATGTTAGATCTAAAGGGGAAAGCCAAATGGGAAGCCTGGAACCTCCAGAAAG GGGTGTCGAAGGAAGACGCCATGTGTGCCTATATTTCTAAAGCGAGACAGCTGATTGAGAAATATGGAATTTAG
- the Rpp38 gene encoding ribonuclease P protein subunit p38 isoform X1: protein MSVAVGSTDRIKIAALTGSESATPFPKAVQFGNATYPMPTPPDVGQHFTSTCGAAVIPEIPARVFKMAAAPQAPKRGSIRKTRPLVVKTSLNNPYVISWSTLEREDIHFILQTLEDKFKSIGLQKIEDKKKRKKAALIKKQRCGQEVEISADPKEPDGDVVSGWTPVHVRKQLVIGVNEVTRALERNELLLVLVCQSVKPAIITSHLIQLSLSRSVPACQVPQLSERIAPVIGLKCVLALGFRKNTMDFADEVGAIIPKVPSLNVPWLPDRTQDPIDSLETEPLESQDKEILDTSFDDLTKLSKRKLAEGGQAAILQPLKIKKLIPNPSKIRKPPKSKKCISK from the exons ATGTCTGTAGCAGTGGGCAGCACTGACAGAATCAAGATTGCAGCTCTTACTGGGAGTGAGTCTGCAACACCATTTCCAAAGGCTGTCCAGTTTGGAAATGCCACCTATCCCATGCCAACACCTCCAGATGTTGGGCAGCATTTTACCAGCACCTGTGGTGCAGCTGTAATCCCAGAAATTCCAGCTCG GGTTTTCAAGATGGCTGCAGCCCCTCAGGCACCAAAGAGGGGATCTATTCGGAAGACTAGACCTCTGGTTGTAAAGACATCACTGAACAACCCTTATGTTATTTCCTGGAGCACcttggagagagaagacatacACTTTATATTACAGACACTTGAAGACAAGTTTAAATCGATTGGACTTCAGAAAATTGAagataagaagaaaaggaaaaaagcagCTCTTATAAAAAAGCAAAGATGCGGGCAAGAGGTTGAGATCAGTGCGGATCCAAAAGAGCCTGATGGGGATGTGGTGTCAGGGTGGACACCTGTGCATGTCAGAAAACAGCTGGTCATTGGTGTTAATGAAGTCACCAGAGCTCTGGAGAGGAATGAACTGCTCCTGGTTCTAGTGTGTCAGTCAGTCAAGCCTGCTATCATCACCTCACACTTGATTCAGCTGAGCTTAAGCAGATCTGTTCCTGCCTGTCAGGTACCTCAGCTCAGCGAGAGAATTGCTCCCGTTATTGGCTTAAAATGTGTGCTAGCTTTGGGCTTCAGAAAGAACACCATGGACTTTGCTGATGAAGTAGGAGCCATCATTCCCAAGGTGCCTAGCTTAAATGTGCCATGGCTTCCAGATAGAACCCAGGATCCCATAGACAGTTTAGAGACTGAACCTTTGGAAAGCCAGGACAAAGAGATTTTGGACACTTCATTTGATGATCTTACAAAACTCAGTAAGAGGAAGCTTGCTGAAGGTGGACAAGCAGCAATACTACAACCCCTTAAAATAAAGAAACTCATTCCCAACCCTAGTAAAATAAGAAAACCACCCAAAAGTAAAAAATgcatttcaaagtag
- the Rpp38 gene encoding ribonuclease P protein subunit p38 isoform X2, which translates to MAAAPQAPKRGSIRKTRPLVVKTSLNNPYVISWSTLEREDIHFILQTLEDKFKSIGLQKIEDKKKRKKAALIKKQRCGQEVEISADPKEPDGDVVSGWTPVHVRKQLVIGVNEVTRALERNELLLVLVCQSVKPAIITSHLIQLSLSRSVPACQVPQLSERIAPVIGLKCVLALGFRKNTMDFADEVGAIIPKVPSLNVPWLPDRTQDPIDSLETEPLESQDKEILDTSFDDLTKLSKRKLAEGGQAAILQPLKIKKLIPNPSKIRKPPKSKKCISK; encoded by the coding sequence ATGGCTGCAGCCCCTCAGGCACCAAAGAGGGGATCTATTCGGAAGACTAGACCTCTGGTTGTAAAGACATCACTGAACAACCCTTATGTTATTTCCTGGAGCACcttggagagagaagacatacACTTTATATTACAGACACTTGAAGACAAGTTTAAATCGATTGGACTTCAGAAAATTGAagataagaagaaaaggaaaaaagcagCTCTTATAAAAAAGCAAAGATGCGGGCAAGAGGTTGAGATCAGTGCGGATCCAAAAGAGCCTGATGGGGATGTGGTGTCAGGGTGGACACCTGTGCATGTCAGAAAACAGCTGGTCATTGGTGTTAATGAAGTCACCAGAGCTCTGGAGAGGAATGAACTGCTCCTGGTTCTAGTGTGTCAGTCAGTCAAGCCTGCTATCATCACCTCACACTTGATTCAGCTGAGCTTAAGCAGATCTGTTCCTGCCTGTCAGGTACCTCAGCTCAGCGAGAGAATTGCTCCCGTTATTGGCTTAAAATGTGTGCTAGCTTTGGGCTTCAGAAAGAACACCATGGACTTTGCTGATGAAGTAGGAGCCATCATTCCCAAGGTGCCTAGCTTAAATGTGCCATGGCTTCCAGATAGAACCCAGGATCCCATAGACAGTTTAGAGACTGAACCTTTGGAAAGCCAGGACAAAGAGATTTTGGACACTTCATTTGATGATCTTACAAAACTCAGTAAGAGGAAGCTTGCTGAAGGTGGACAAGCAGCAATACTACAACCCCTTAAAATAAAGAAACTCATTCCCAACCCTAGTAAAATAAGAAAACCACCCAAAAGTAAAAAATgcatttcaaagtag